One window of the Candidatus Woesearchaeota archaeon genome contains the following:
- a CDS encoding DNA cytosine methyltransferase, translating into MEKIKFIDLFCGIGGFRIAMEEACRENDLIPECVFSSDIDTFCQDSYEANFGHRPTGDITKVDEKDIPDHDILFAGFPCQPFSIIGQMQGFNDIRGTLFFDIARILKHKRPKAFVLENVKQLVGHDKGRTLKIIIKTLQELGYHVQYAVLNALDYGLPQKRERVIIVGHREPIMFSFPSPVRPFKPLSEILEKKVDKKYYASEYIVNKRKAKHKSAYKLSIWHENKAGNICSYPYSCALRAGASYNYLLVNGERRLTPREMFRLQGFPDTYKIVVNDSQARKQAGNAVPVNLVKAVILKLLPYVASSLDMTSVLREYEVEYGKG; encoded by the coding sequence ATGGAAAAAATAAAATTTATTGACCTATTTTGTGGCATTGGCGGTTTTCGGATAGCTATGGAAGAAGCGTGCAGGGAAAACGACCTCATTCCTGAATGTGTTTTTTCATCGGACATAGACACATTTTGTCAAGATAGTTATGAAGCCAACTTCGGACATCGGCCTACAGGCGACATCACAAAAGTTGACGAGAAAGATATTCCTGACCACGATATTTTGTTCGCAGGATTCCCGTGTCAACCGTTCAGTATTATAGGACAGATGCAAGGTTTCAATGACATACGTGGAACTTTGTTTTTTGACATTGCAAGAATTCTCAAACACAAACGTCCTAAGGCATTTGTGCTAGAAAACGTAAAGCAACTTGTTGGACACGACAAGGGTAGAACTTTAAAGATAATTATTAAAACTTTACAAGAACTTGGTTATCATGTTCAGTATGCAGTTTTAAATGCACTAGACTACGGACTACCACAAAAACGTGAAAGAGTAATAATTGTTGGACACCGAGAACCTATTATGTTTTCATTTCCATCACCAGTAAGACCATTCAAACCGCTTTCTGAAATACTTGAAAAGAAAGTTGACAAGAAATATTACGCATCGGAATACATAGTAAACAAGCGTAAAGCAAAGCATAAATCAGCATACAAACTTTCTATTTGGCACGAGAACAAAGCAGGTAACATTTGCAGTTATCCCTATTCGTGTGCATTGAGAGCAGGTGCATCTTACAACTATTTGCTAGTGAACGGTGAGAGAAGATTAACACCAAGAGAAATGTTTCGTTTGCAAGGTTTTCCAGATACTTACAAAATTGTTGTGAATGACAGCCAGGCAAGAAAACAAGCCGGCAATGCAGTTCCTGTGAATTTAGTTAAAGCAGTTATTCTGAAACTATTACCGTATGTTGCCTCCTCATTGGATATGACTTCGGTATTAAGAGAATACGAAGTAGAATATGGCAAAGGATAA